The genomic DNA AGATGCCAATCGGTCTCCATCAAGTCCTCTCCCCCATTAACGCTGACGGCGGATGGCGATACCCGCAGCGATCAACCAGTGACAGTTGAGGTCCTCCCACAACGCTTGCCTGTGATCACGGGGCTTTAACTCTTCCTGCACGAGCACACATTTTGGGAACTCTCCGGAGCAGGCTGCTTTACAAGACTTCTGGTCACGCAAGGATTTCCTTTACCACATTCCCATGCACATCAGTTAAGCGGAAATCTCGGCCCTGGAAGCGGTAGGTGAGCCGTTTGTGATCCAGACCTAACAGGTGCAGGATTGTGGCGTGCAGGTCGTGAACGTGGACTTCGCCGGTGTCGACGCCAAAGCCGAGATCGTCGGTCGAGCCATGGATGTGTCCCGGTTTGAGTCCTCCGCCCGCCATCCACATGGTGAAGGCATCGATGTGGTGGTCACGTCCGATTGAGTCGCGGACCTCACCCATCGGCGTGCGACCAAATTCTCCTCCCCAGATGACGAGCGTTTCATCAAGGAGCCCACGGGCTTTCAGATCCAAGACAAGCGCAGCGGCTGCCTGATCAACTTCTTTGCAGATCTTTTGCATGGCGTCGCGAAGATCGGCTCCTTTTCCTCCGTGGTGATCCCAGTCGGTATGGTAGAGCTGTACAAAGCGGACACCCCGTTCAACCAGTCGACGCGCCAATAAACAGTTCTTCCCGAAGGAAGGTTTGCCAGCTTCGATGCCGTATTGATTAAGCGTTGCTTCGGATTCCTGCTCGACTTCCATCAGTTCTGGAGCAGAGGCCTGCATCGCGAACGCGGTTTCGTAGGCGTTGATGCGTGTGGCAATTTCCGGATCGGAAGTTGCATCCATCCGCAGCTGATTCAGTTGACCGACAGTGCTGGTGAAATCGGCTTGGGCCTCGCGGGAGATTCCGGGCGGGTTGTCGAGATTGAGGATCGGACTCCCGGAACTGCGGAATGGAACACCTTGATAACTTGTTGGCAGGAACCCACTTGACCAGAGTGTGTTTCCGGCACGGGGGCCGCGAGGTCCAGATTGAAGCACAACAAATCCGGGCAGGTTTTGTGATTCACTTCCGAGTCCATAGGTTGCCCAGGCTCCGAGGCTTGGACGTCCAGGCGCCTGAAAACCACAGTTCATAAACAGCTTCGCGGGACCGTGGTTGAAGACATCTGTACGAACTCCGCGCAGCCAGCAAACTTCATCAACAATGCTTTGGTGGTGCGGCAGAAGTTCGCTGAGATCCATCCCCGATTCACCATACTTCTGGAACGATCTCTCGCAGCCGAGAAGTTTCGTGTCGGGCTTAAGAAAGGCGAAGCGTCGCCCTTTTGTTAGAGATTCTGGCGGAACTTTGCCGTGGAACTTGTTGAGCATCGGCTTAGGTTCAAACAACTCGAGTTGGCTCGGACCGCCTGCCATGAACATGAAAATCACGTTCTTGATCTTCGCCGGGAAGTGACCATCGCGGACTGCCATCGGCTGATCGATTGTCGCAGCTCTGCTTTCCTCTGAAAGTAAATTCGCCAGCGCGATACTCCCAAGTGTCAAACCGGACTGTTCCAGGAACTGTCGACGAGATGCCAGCTGCTGCAGCTGTTTGAGTTGATTTCTTTCGTTATTCATGATGCTCAATTCTTTGTCGCTCGCTGAAAACGCTTTGGTCACAGACTTCCGAAATCGTGCTTGATGGCTGCAATGACGGGAGTTTGATCAGAATGTATGAAAGCGAATTCATGCGAAAGGCAAAATGTTGACTCAGTTACGAGTCATGAATTCATCCGTGTTCAACAGAACGCGGGCGAGGCTGGTGAGGGCGGCAAGTTGCAGAGGGTCCGTTCCTTCGGAGTCTGCCTGAACGTATTCTTCGGCTGCTTTGGGAGTCGCCTGGAATCGTTCCAGTTCGCGGTGGTAAAAGTGATTTAGGACATCGATTTCGGCAGGGTTTGGAGTGCGGATGAGTGTGAACCGAAAAAGTTGCTTCAACTGATCGCTCAGGGATTTGATTGATTCATCATTGGTGACACGTTTGGCGAGACCAGCTGCAAACTCCTGAAAAACAACATCGTTCGCCATCGTCAGAGATTGCAGAGGGGTGTTTGAGCGAACGCGACGTGTACAGGTTGTGCTGAAATCGGGCGTGTCAAAAGTTGAAAGCAGCGGATACGGAGCGCTGCGGTAGAACATGGTGTACATCGTCCGTCGGTAGCGGTCGGCTCCGGTTTCTGTGGGCCAGCTCTTCTTGCTTTGCGTGAAGTTGTAGACTCCATCCGGTTGTGGCGGATAGACACTCGGTCCACCAAGGTCTGGTGTGAGTAATCCGCTGGCAGAGAGTGCCTGGTCACGGACAATTTCCGCTTCGACACGGAATCGAGACTGCCGCGCGAGCAAATAATTTCCCGGATCTTTCTTGAGATGCTCCGGTTTAAAATCGCTTGCCTGCCGGTAGGTCGCGGAGCTGACGATGAATCGATGTAGCTCTTTCATCGACCAGCCATTCTCCATCAAACTGACGGATAACCAGTCAAGCAATTCGGGGTGAGTCGGTTGCGTTCCTTGAAATCCAAAATCGTTCTCGGTTTCGACCAGTCCACGACCGAAATACTTTGCCCAGACACGATTGACGGTCACTCTTGCCGTGAGAGGATTGTCTCGTGAGACGAGCCAATGCGCGAGATCGAGACGGTTCTTGAATTCAGGTTTTTCCTGTCCGGTCATTAACGCTGCTGGAACCGTCGGGGAGAGAGCTCCTCCTTCTTCGTCAGGGTCCAGAAAGTCTCCTCGTATCAGTCGGTACGTTGCCGGGATTTTTGCCTGTTGTTGAATCACCATCTGTCTGACCGGTTTGCCTTGTCCCGGTAGCAGAGACTTTAACTTGGCTGCTTGCTTTTTCGCTGCGGCAAGCTCCGCTTTGAGTTCTGATTGATCCTCTGCTCCTGGAACCGGTGTTGAAGTGACATCGAAGGCAAAATGCCCGACAAGATAATTTGAGTTCGATGCATGTTTCATGACGACTTCGATAGCGGCATCTTGTAAGTTTACCGGCTTCAAGAATGTGAAGACCGCTTCGTGCGGGGCATTCATTTTTTTGCCAGCTTTGGCTTGTGCCGAATTCACATTGATTGCCCAACCCGATTTCGCATCGTTGTCGATTGCTCCTGAGACGTCGAACTTCGGTTGGCTGTGATCAGCCCAGGCTCGGTCGAGTGGCTGTTCTTCTCCTTGTACGAAAATCGAGAAATCGGTGAGGACAAAATTTCCGTTCGAGGCGTACCCCGGACCATTCGAGGGAAGCGAATCATGAGGCAAGACCCGCAACCGGATCGCGGTGATGCTGTTCTCGCCACTCCCATTCGAGTCGGGTGGTCCTAATGTGACTTTGAATGTTTCGTTCGGAGCAGGTTTCTCTTTCACTAAGAACGATCCCTCGTCGAGGAGACTCAACGGGACGCCACTTTCTGTTTCGTGTTTGACCAAGTGTGGTTTCACCCAGTCCCATTCGACTTTCTCAAGACCGGTTTCATCTTTGATTTGCTTCTCTAATTCGACGATCGATTTCTGCAACTTTTTCAGTTCAGCGAGCTGTTGGTATTGCTCGTCGCTCCAGCCGAACATTTCCTCTTCATACACATCGACTGTCGGGCCGGTGTTATTCGAGTCGGCAGCGTCGTTGAAGAAGGCGTAGAGGCTGTAATATTCGTCATGTGAGATGGGGTCGAATTTGTGTGAATGACATTGCGTGCAGCCGACCGTGAGTCCCAGCCAGACGGCTCCGGTTGTGTTGGTCCGGTCGATGAGAGCTTCATTTCGGTATTCATCAGGCTTCACTCCCCCTTCCTGATTGATCATCGTGTTTCGATGAAACGCAGTAGCGACCTGTTGAGATTTTGTTGCGTTCGGGAGCAAGTCACCTGCGATTTGTTCGATCGTGAATTGATCAAATGGCATGTCGTCATTGATCGCGTTGATGACCCAGTCACGATAAGGCCACATGACGCGAGGGCCATCAATCGTGTAGCCCTGAGAATCAGCATAGCGCGCCTGATCGAGCCAGTGGCGTCCCCAGCGTTCTCCGTAGTGCGGACTCGCCAGTAAGCGATCAACAAGTTTTTGATACGCCTGAGGCGACTTGTCATTGACGAAGTCTGCAACTTCTGTTGGATTTGGCAGAAGTCCCAGCAAATCTTGATAGAGTCTGCGGATGAGCGTTTCGCGATTCGCTTCAGGTGAGTGCTTCAAATTTGCACCCTGTAGTTTCCGCAGAACAAAGGCATCAATTTCGTTTCGGCACCAAGGGTCTTGTGACGTTTCCGGAATCGCAGGTTTTTCGATTCTCTCGAATGCCCAGTGATCTCCATATTCTGCCCCCTGCTTAACCCATAATTCGAGCGTCGAGATTTGCTGAGGAGTCAGTGGTTTGTTGACTTCCTCCGGGGGCATCTTGATTGAGTCGTCATGGCTTTTGATGCGCTGGAGCAATTCACTTTCAGAAAGTTCATCCAGGTTGATCGCTCCCGCTTCAATCGCCGCCTCACGGAGATCCAACCGCATGTCAGCTTCGCGAGTTCCTTCATCTGAACCATGACATTGAAAACAATGATTCGAAAGAATCGGTCGAATTTCACGACCGAAGTCGACCATCTCTACTTCCTCGGCAAGCAGAGTTGAACATGATCCTGAGAGCAGCAAAACGCAGCCCAGTATCACGGAGTTGAGGCTCCACAAGAGAATTCTTCTCGATAAACAGTACATCTGAAACATTCAGTTTCCCTGCCTGGAGCGGTGATTGCCAGTGGTTTCGGAAGTCGATTTCACAAAACCTGCCCGGATGACGGTCTCAATATTTTTCCATGTCAATTGAGGACTGCATCAATCAGTGATTATATGTGGGGACACCCCCTACGTAAACGACGATTCGCAATTCCGGGCAGGTCGAGTCATCGAACAAAATTCAAAACAAGAATTGATTTCTGCCCAAGATCTTTGCATTATCGACGTAGATGAAGTGATTCGCAAAATTGCAACACTTTACACTGCGGGCATTGTGGCATGAAAATTCGTTCAAAAATCGACCCTCGAGTCTCTCAGCACAGCATTCTTCTCTGCGAGATACGTGGGAATACGCTTGTCGTTACGCCATCCCGGACGCTACTCGGGATCGACCGGAAAATTTTCCACGCAGAACTGGCTCGAACTCGCGAGTTGCTGCGATTGCCGTCAATTCAAAACCTCGTCTTGGACCTGAGTCAGGAACGTTACTTCGGTTCAGAGATGATCGGAGCCTTTTTTGCTCTTGAAAAAGAAGTTCCGGAAACTGGACAAACATTCATCGCTGAACCCTCTTCTGACCTGCGAGTGATCCTTGAGGAGATGTTGGTTGAGCAGGTGATGCCAATTGTCGAAAACGCTGAAGCCAAGATTCGCGAAATTTCTGGTGAGACCTCGCTTGATCGAATGAAACGCCGTCCGAAAACGATTTTCGGTAGTGCAGCTGTTCTGGTCACGGCGCTCGTAGCCGTTCTCGCTGTCACAACCAACCTGTTTGCTCCGATTCTGGGAACGGAAGAATCTCGATTGCTTGATCGGCTCGCCAAAAGTTTTGATCGGACTCTCGACATTCAGCAAGACAAGTTCGGACCTCAGCTTTGGGGTAATTATTCTAAAGAGCAAAACGAATTGTTTGGCGATAAAGTCTCAGAACTTGGACTGAAGGCAGACCGCTCTGGATTAGAAGAATCTCTCTATCAAGCAACTTTGGACGTCTGGAAGATGTCACTTTCGACGACACTTCCGACAGAGGAGGAGTTGAAGAAAGCACACGGTTCGCTCGTGACGTCTGCTGAGCAAATCAGCACACTTCAGGGTGTTGACATCAAAATTCCGGACCTGGAGGCGAGCGATACCGCAACGTTGCTGAATCAAACAACCGCAGCCGGAGATTTTCGCAGGTCGAGGCTCTCGCTTAGAGTCTCTGAAAAGTGAGCGATTGCCCCAAGCAATCCGCTTCTGTTCATAGAGAACTCTCCATGTTTGAGACCTCGCTCGGAGATTCGTTATACTATTCGGTTCTCCATCACTACCCCGCGAGGCAATTCATGTCGAAGAGATTTTCTTTCGTTCTCATCGTTTGTTGTTCGTTCACCGTTTGCGGTTCAGCAGCAGACATCCTTGTTGAAGCGGAAAGCTTCGAGAATCATGGACGCTGGAAGCTAGACACTCAGTTCATCACCGAAATGGGGTCGCCATATTTACTGGCCCATGGATTAGGGCGTCCGGTTGAAGATGCCTCGACATCCATTGATGTTGCTGATGCGGGAACATACCGCGTTTTTGTACGAACCAAAGATTGGGTGGCTCGCTGGGACGCCAAAGGGACTCCCGGTCGTTTTCAAGTCTTGGTGAATGACAAACCACTCGAAGCGACCTTTGGAACCGAGAGTGCTGAATGGTTCTGGCAGGATGGCGGAACCGTCGAGTTGAAAGCGGGTCAAAACACAATCAGTCTGCATGATTTGACAGGTTTCGATGGTCGCTGCGATGCCATTTACTTCACTCAAGGAGACAATCCACCGCCTAATGAGGGAGCGATTCTTCCCGGGTGGCGGCGTGATTTGCTCGGACTCTCCGAGAAACCGACGCTGAAATCGGGTTACGATCTGGTTGTGGTCGGTGGAGGATATTCGGGAATGGGGGCAGCGATCTCAGCTGCCCGTGCTGGCTGCAAAGTTGCATTGATTCAAAATCGTCCTGTCCTCGGTGGAAACGGTTCGAGCGAAGTTCGAGTCTGGGCGATGGGTAACATTCGGCGCGGAAAGTATCCGCGCATTGGGGAAATTGTTGAAGAGTTCTCCGACAGTGCAAAGAAGTCCCCGGGAACATTCGAAGAGTTTGAAGATGCCAAGAAGGAAGCGATCGTCCGGGCTGAGAAGAACATCGACCTGTTCCTGAACAATCATGCTTATCAGGTCGATACCACAGGGGCTCACATTACCGCTGTGTATTCTTTCGACACCCGTACCAGCGAGCACACGAAGTTTGAAGGCACACTCTTTTGTGATGCGACCGGGCATGGAACAATTGGGTATCTCGCCAAAGCAGATTGGGAGATGAATGAAGGTGGCCGCATGGGGATGAGCAACATGTGGGCCTGGGGTGAAGGTGA from Thalassoglobus polymorphus includes the following:
- a CDS encoding PSD1 and planctomycete cytochrome C domain-containing protein; protein product: MVDFGREIRPILSNHCFQCHGSDEGTREADMRLDLREAAIEAGAINLDELSESELLQRIKSHDDSIKMPPEEVNKPLTPQQISTLELWVKQGAEYGDHWAFERIEKPAIPETSQDPWCRNEIDAFVLRKLQGANLKHSPEANRETLIRRLYQDLLGLLPNPTEVADFVNDKSPQAYQKLVDRLLASPHYGERWGRHWLDQARYADSQGYTIDGPRVMWPYRDWVINAINDDMPFDQFTIEQIAGDLLPNATKSQQVATAFHRNTMINQEGGVKPDEYRNEALIDRTNTTGAVWLGLTVGCTQCHSHKFDPISHDEYYSLYAFFNDAADSNNTGPTVDVYEEEMFGWSDEQYQQLAELKKLQKSIVELEKQIKDETGLEKVEWDWVKPHLVKHETESGVPLSLLDEGSFLVKEKPAPNETFKVTLGPPDSNGSGENSITAIRLRVLPHDSLPSNGPGYASNGNFVLTDFSIFVQGEEQPLDRAWADHSQPKFDVSGAIDNDAKSGWAINVNSAQAKAGKKMNAPHEAVFTFLKPVNLQDAAIEVVMKHASNSNYLVGHFAFDVTSTPVPGAEDQSELKAELAAAKKQAAKLKSLLPGQGKPVRQMVIQQQAKIPATYRLIRGDFLDPDEEGGALSPTVPAALMTGQEKPEFKNRLDLAHWLVSRDNPLTARVTVNRVWAKYFGRGLVETENDFGFQGTQPTHPELLDWLSVSLMENGWSMKELHRFIVSSATYRQASDFKPEHLKKDPGNYLLARQSRFRVEAEIVRDQALSASGLLTPDLGGPSVYPPQPDGVYNFTQSKKSWPTETGADRYRRTMYTMFYRSAPYPLLSTFDTPDFSTTCTRRVRSNTPLQSLTMANDVVFQEFAAGLAKRVTNDESIKSLSDQLKQLFRFTLIRTPNPAEIDVLNHFYHRELERFQATPKAAEEYVQADSEGTDPLQLAALTSLARVLLNTDEFMTRN
- a CDS encoding DUF1501 domain-containing protein; this encodes MNNERNQLKQLQQLASRRQFLEQSGLTLGSIALANLLSEESRAATIDQPMAVRDGHFPAKIKNVIFMFMAGGPSQLELFEPKPMLNKFHGKVPPESLTKGRRFAFLKPDTKLLGCERSFQKYGESGMDLSELLPHHQSIVDEVCWLRGVRTDVFNHGPAKLFMNCGFQAPGRPSLGAWATYGLGSESQNLPGFVVLQSGPRGPRAGNTLWSSGFLPTSYQGVPFRSSGSPILNLDNPPGISREAQADFTSTVGQLNQLRMDATSDPEIATRINAYETAFAMQASAPELMEVEQESEATLNQYGIEAGKPSFGKNCLLARRLVERGVRFVQLYHTDWDHHGGKGADLRDAMQKICKEVDQAAAALVLDLKARGLLDETLVIWGGEFGRTPMGEVRDSIGRDHHIDAFTMWMAGGGLKPGHIHGSTDDLGFGVDTGEVHVHDLHATILHLLGLDHKRLTYRFQGRDFRLTDVHGNVVKEILA